CAACGGATTCAGTTGTTATAATACCGGCACCAGTAAATAGATATGTTAGCATGTTCATTGCTTTTTCTTTGATTTCTGCCATTGTCTTTTTTCAATTAAAATAATACCTACGATACATACTGAAAAAGGTATTATGGTGTACATTCTACTATATTCAAAATCAAAAAAGAATTTTAATACAACGTATATTAAAATACTTATAGATAGCGAAATACCTATTTTACGCACAACACTACTCTTGTTTTGCCAGAAAAGTAATAGCAACGTTAAGTAATTCGCTATAAAATATAATCCACTCCAAATTTGATTATTTGGATCTCCTATTGTTGAATATATCAAAGTAAAGATCATCAATAGTATTAATGGTATTTCGCTAGATCTTATCATTTTAGAATCCTTTTCCGGGTGTTACAGCTCCATCGTCTTCCGCTAATCTTGACGTTACGGACCTATTATTATTTGTATTCCAGAATTTAGCAAGAATGACAGATCCTATTCCGTAAATTAATTTTACGGCATCTTCATTGTGAACTAAATTCTCTACTATTTTAAACTGCTGGTCTAATGCAATAGATAGTACCCATCCGATTAACGCCCAATTTTTTGCGATAAACTTTTTCATTTTTAATTATCATTTTTTAGCAGAGTTTCTTTGTATACATTACCTTCGTTAGTAATCTTCACATAGTAAACCCCTTTATTCATAGATTCAATATTAACTGGCTCCGATTCGTTTAAACTCTTGCTCAGAATTGTATTACCTAGCATATCATATATTTCAACCTTACTACTATTTTTTAGCTTTAAAGAAAAACTACTTTTTGCCGGATTTGGATATAAAATGTAACCTTTAGAAACTCTCTCTGTTTCGGTAGGATTTAGATACAGTCTATTTACTGAATCATCTTTAATACATCTTACATTACCACCTCTTGGCTTATACATTGAATTTACCTGTAATGATTTTGTAGAACCAGGTATCCCGCCTGACCAGTAGAAAACCAAGGCAGATACATAATTCAAATAGCCCAAAGATGTAGTACTCCAATACATTCCGGAAGCATTATTTGAAGTCATTGTTCCTCCCACATTTTGAGTTCCTGCTGCAGGTAAGAAAAGAGAGTTATTAATCAGAATACCGCTTGTATGTCTATTATATACATCGTATCCGTCCTCATAGAAGTTTCCAACCCATTGAACAGAGTTGTTGGCAATTATACCTTTCCATTCTGCACCCGTTGGGATCCTATATCCAGAAGGGCACGGATCATTAGCTGTTTTTGTAGCATCACTCAAGGCATTATCAGGTGCTGAAACATTCCAATCAGTTGAAGTATCTACTTTGTTGGAAGCTCCCCATTGAAACTTATCACCTTTAATTCCAAGCGAAGGGGTTGAAGCTGGCAAAGATGTATCTGCACCAATATTGTAATCAAGAAATGTCCTCAAATCACCAGGCGCTACATAAGCTTGTTGATTTTGTGAATTACCAGCAATGCTAATTAAGGATAGCATCAATCCTAAAAATAGATTTCTCATTTTGTTAAAATTTTAATTATTATTATTTCTAAGAATGTTTACTATTCTATAAGCAGTAAGCGATTTTGCACCACTTCTAAGTCTTAGCGTATATCCAGCAGTATTATCAGATGTTTTCACAGCAAAAAACCTAAATGATAATCTTTGATTGGTTGCGGCAACTCCATCTATGTTAATTCCCTTAATATCCTGATCAATAACCACTCCGCTAGGATTAACAATTGAAGCCTCTAAAGTACCGTCAGCACCGCCCCCAGCGTATGAAACTTCAAGTACTATTCTAAAAATATTTAAATTTTTGTCTGATGTATCTAAAATATTTCCTGCAGCAGATATTAATTCTGATACCGTAGCACCTGTTTTAGAAGCTAATGTATTCACTACCCAAGTAGAACTAGTATTAAGATTAATATCTACAGTAGTATTAGTATTTAAAGCACCTAAAGAAGCACCTGAATTCGTTAGTAAAATCGTTGATATAGGATTAGTCAATATATCACCGCTTCCAAGTAAAGAAGTACCGTTTATAGTTTTTATATTCGTTCCTGAAGTTAGTAATGTTTGTTTAGGTCTCATATTACCTATGAAATCCATATCTGAAACTACTCTTCTAACAATCTTGGTTGAACTTGCTCCTCCATCTCCATTATCTACTCCTAATAATGTAACCATGACTCCTGCAATATCATTGTTCCATATAGGAGATGCGTTTGACGCCTTTGGAATAAGAATGCTAGTTACAAAACCATTTTTAATAACGTTAGATAAAGTTGAAGTTGTTTGATTTAATCCGTCCGTTTGAGTTGTAATGTTTTGAGCTAGCAGTTGAGCAGAATGTATTCTGACCTCAAATAATGGAAGAGAAGGGGCTGCTTGACCATAAGTATATGATACTCTCAAGATATAGTTTGTGGCATCTTGAGTATAATCTATTATTTTTATAGATGGTATTACTCCTCCCGCTGTAGTTAAACTTGTTTTATCTTCCCACCCAAAAGTACCATCTGGCTTTGCTATAATCTGCTTCGTATAAGTTGAGTCACCTTGTAATGCCGTAGCTTTAATACCTGCTACCGTAATAGTATTGGTTGTTACAGGATTTCTTGTTGTTACTGTTTGCAGGGTGTCAGCTTCACCAGGAGTCATATCTATATAAGCGCTTCCAGACCATCTATAAATTTTATTAGTATCTAAAGCCAAATATATTTTTCCAGATTCACCAGGAACAGGAAAAGCTGCTAAATTAACTCCCTCAATTACATCATCAACATAACTCGGAAGCTGTGAAGCCGGAACTTTTCCACCAACTAAATCTGCTTTGTTCAACAAATCAGATTCCTGCGCAAAAGGATCAGGGCTCTGGTTTTTAAATGCGGCCAAGTCATATGCAGAAGGATCAAATGTGCCGCCTCCTCCACTTGATCCTGGCTTAAAATTTACCCATCCCTCAGAAACTAAAAAATCAATTGCAACCTTCGGATCACTACTTATAGAACCTCCATTGTATAACAAAGAATCTAACGGTCCTGAGTATATTACATCAGTTACATTAAGAACATAAACGACATATTTATTAGCCCCTGCTATTAGTTCATTTTTTATTTTTATCCCTGCTTGTGATAGGTAAACAGTATTTCCATTATTCCCAATCACATATTTAGCACCGCTACTTGTTTTTCCTATTTCAAATGCCATATTTTATTATTAAATACAATTATACGTTTGTGATACTCCAGTTATCTGTCCAGTTACTGGGTTTACATCATAAATAACATTACCGCCTGGTAATCCTGCAAATCTTATCCATCTAATTCCATTACTATTAAACCCAGAAGCACCTCCGCTATCGAAAGACGACAAATAACCTGGCGTTGCAGGAGTAACACCGTCCATTAAAAATATAAATGGATTTGATGAAGGATGTCCGGATAACTTTACCTCTTTAGTCCATTGATTTCCGGTATAACAAATACTACTACCTATAACATTGGGGTCTATTGGGCTGGAATATCCGGCTGGGATTGCTTGCACTGGATTATATTCAATGTAATTACAGGTATCTAACGCATTTATATATCCATCAATAACATTTCCATTTAGTCTTACTATTGGAGTTCCTATAAATGCGCAAAAATCAACCGTTGGATTTTGAATATCCCCTACAAGCTCCGAAAAAGCCTTATAAACACCATATTGAGGTGATCCTTGTATGGGCTCTTTGCATCCGAAATACTCTATCTCAAGCAAATCTGTTGGCTGGAAAGTAAATACATTTATGTAATGAAACTTACACTCAGGCGTATTAAAAGAATAGACGTATTGCCTTAATACATTAGTATATGTTTTATTATTATAAATATCCGTTATTTCTACTCTTAAATAATACCAACCGGGTGTATTTATTTGGGTAAAAAATATAGTATTCGGAGTCGGATTAGTATTTCCGTCAATCCAATTTATTCCATCTGTACTATATTGAGATTTTGCAGTATTAAAAACAGACGATCCACTTGTTATTTTATAGATAGCAAGATTACTACTTGCAGTAACACTTCTCAATATTTTTGTTCCATCGGGCCATGTAAGATCACTTTCGATTTCAATGTCTGCTAATTCCAGAACATTAGGCAAATTCGGATCTGTAATATCATTTGATATTTGCAATGAGTTTTCAAAAACATCAGCGAAAATTTTAATTGTTAAAACATCACCTGGCACAAAGCTATTGGTTGGAATAAAACTGGTATTAATAATTGATGATGGGAATAATACAGAACTAGTCAAGCTACTTTCTAAAATTCCATTCCTAAATAATTGACCAATATTTACAACCCCATCTTTAACCTTAACAGCATGATTGAATTCAAATCTGAATCGAATACCTATAGATGTTAAAGTATTAAAGTCAATAATTTGGTTATTTTCGTCAATAGGTACAAAACTAGGATTGACAACAGAATCTATATTGTAATATATTTTTTTTACGAATGGTTTTGTGTTGTCAAAAATATTCGTCGAATCTAATGTGATATTATTTCCGTCATTATCTAGAACATTTACAACCTTCAATACTCCGGTTGCATTTTTATCAGTCCTTTCAATTTTCTCACTTAATGATTTTTGTATTCCATCTATAAAAAATAGATTATTCCTTCCAGCATTCTCTATAAAATTCAATATATTATTGTCGCAATCAGATGCTATTTCATAAGTTGTCACAAAATCAGAATAAGATTCTTTTACTTTTTTTGAAGAAACGCCACCTATACGATTATGTTCTAATTCTAATTCAACAGATGTTTCTCCTAAACAATAAGCCGGAATAGTAGTATGAAACCAACAATTTTCATCATCAAAAGGGAATCGGTTAATACTATATGAATGCCTGGACGACAGAGTAATATATTTTCTTCCTAAGCCATCGCTGCTATCAACAAATTTAACCTCATTACTTACAAGTATTTCGTTGCCTGTATCCTTAATCACTAGTCTACCGCATAAAAACTCATCACATTTAAAAGTAATACAGCTTATTTTTTCATTATATAAATCAAAAATAGCTGACAATGGATAGTCGTTGTTTCCAGACCTTAAATAAAGCTTTAGTCCTATTGTTGAGATTGCATTACCCCAATTACTAGGAATAGGGAAGCGATGAATAGCGTTTATCTCCAATTGGTAAGCATTTAAGAAATGAATATCTGCTCTTTTACCCCAAAAAACAGTATTTTCGGGATTATTCATATCAGTAAGGTAGCTTTCATTTGGGTAAAACCTTACAGGTGATAAATAAGGAAACATTTGCATGAAACAAAAATATTTTACAAATGTTTAACTGTTTATCCTGAAAACAAATAAAACTAAAGCTTATTTTTTATATTATTAGTAATCAGAAATGTAGTAATATACTACTCAAAAAAAACGAGCAAATAGGCATTAATACTATTAATTTAGTCTTTATACAAATTAATAAAACATATGGCATGGTATATATTTTTATTCTTTAATTTGTGATTGACAAAAGCAGTCAGAAGTAGTATTTTGTTTTTTTTTCACATTTACCATTAAAGTATTTTTTGTATAATTTATAATGTATGCCATTTACTATTAGTTAAACAAATTTTTCCCCTCATGCATATATTATAAATTGCTTTCTTCAAATACTTTCCGGACTGTCTAGTTTTAATTAGCAGTCCGTTTTTATTTTATAATGTAATAGATTCGGGATATGTTGCATACCAAGGAATATATATCGGAGGATTAATTTCTATAACTTCACCAGATGAAGAATATATTTTTACCTGGCAGAATAAACTATCTGCTCCATTCCAATCCCTAGAACCAATATATTTAGAAGGGTCCATGAATGCGTAAACCCATTGATGGTTAATTGTTACTGAAGAGCTCGGAGTAATGTCTAAAGTCTCGGTTATATCTGACCATATATTTTCACCAATAGCATGGAATTTTCCCCTTACCTCTATTTTTGTAATGAAAGATCCATCATATGTTGTTATTTGAAGGTCTTTTATTTTCGTCTGACCTATTCCATGACTACCACTATCTCTCTTGTATATAGTCTGTGTGGTAGCACCTGGGTTCAAAACATTTATACTGGAACCGTTGCTATCACCAGTATACTTAAGTATATTAGATTCTAAAGTATTACCTTCCGAGTCGGTTAAAACAGCTTTATAACTATGAATCTTATTGGTTACTGAATCGCTGAAAGTATTATTGATAGTATTGCTTGTAAACAATAACCAATCACCGTCATTAATTTTTTTATAAATTTCTACACTTACAACATTACTTTTCAAATCTGAAACCTGCACAAAAATATTATATGTACATTGATTTTGTAAACAGAATTTATCATCAGTACCCCCGTAAAGATCATTCCATCTTAACCTAATATAAGGTACTTGGCTCTGAATATTACTTTTTATCTTTCCGGCAATTTCTAATTCATTATCCTTGTTATAGTACTTTATACTGCCGTTTCCGAATGGATAAATCTTTATAATTTCATCATGAAGTTTTACAGAGACATAGCCCCTGGATGTTTCACGATTGAAAGAACCTGACTCTAATTTCCCATACCTCCAATTATTCATGAAACTCATATACTCATAGAATGTTACTCCGCTTAATCTAACTGTCTGCATGCCATTGGTAAAGAAAGAATTTCTTTGAGATCTCATTGCTCCTAAAGTTACATTATCCTCAAGGGTTATTTCTCCACGAATGCCAAATCCGTACAATTCAGGTTTTGTTTCAATTTTCACCTTTCCATTATTTTTATACTTCAATGTCTTCAAAAGCTCGGTATCTTTTTTCTTTTCAAGCATTCCGGAAAAGAAAGGATACCATCTTGCAAGTTGATATTTTGGATTATGAAGTAAATTTGAGCTAGTATTTGGATTTAAAACATTTATAGCTGTTATAAATCCCTCATCAGCCAATCCTACACGACTTTTTATTACTGAAGAAGTAAATCTGTATTCAATTTCTGCAAAACCTTCACCTGTCTCAATATTATTGGTTTTATTAAGTTTTATTTTAGTAGGGGTAATTTCTAAAATTTTATAAGTGCCCTGGTTTAGGCTACTGTTTATAATAGATAAGTTTTGATTCGGTACAATTGGTATTGTATCCCATCCCTGCTCATATTGCTGAATCCATAAGAAACCACCACTATTAAAATGCTTTAGCTTTTTAAATGTTCCACGATCAGTAAATCCTTCTTTTTCAATGCAATCTATCAATATAGTGTCATCATCGTTATTATTTGTTGATGATGAATTATCCAATATTAGTTCTTGGATCTTTTTTTCATCAATAATTAGTTCACTCTGAAGATCTAAAGTTTTTCCCTTTGATACAATAGGCGTCTGAACCTCCGTATAAGTATTGAAATTTTTTATATCATCTTGCCTTTGTGTTGAGTACTTCTTACTTCCTGTTTTTATGCTATTGTAGCAAAGGTCATTATCATTAGAAAAAAATGTCTCTTCCTCTATAAAATCCTTATCCGTAAAGTCGTAACTTTCTACATCTTTAAACCAATATTGTAAGTCTTCAACAACAATTTTACCATTGTACACATCATATCCAAGACCTAATAATTTTGAAGCGCCTTTTTCAAACAATGTCTCAAAACTTACCTCTAATTTCTTTTGCCCTAAAAAATGATTGAATACCTTACCTCTTAAAAACTGGCCGGTAGTGATATATTGATGATTGAAAATACCAGTTGACAAAACATTACTTTCTATCCTGATTCCATTGTCGGTAATATTTTCACTTACCTTATCTATAGCGTCTTTTAAATTTACCCATTCAACCCTACGTGATGGAGGTGCGGCATTGATACTTGCTTTAATGGAAAATGAAGTATTTTTAATGAAAAAAGTACATTCCTGATCAAAAATATAATCACTATCATTTTTTATCATGATACGAATGTGCTCATCTCTATTTAATGTAGTCAAAATATTTGGAAAATTAGCTTTAGTTAGTATTAGTTCGCTATTTTCTGCATTTCCTGTGGCATTCGGATGTTTTGAAATATCCAATTCAGCCCAATTAAATCCATTTTCATTATTAACTTCACTAGACATTATAACCTCTTCTGATAGCATTTGATAATTATTCCTATTATTACCTATTCCCTTAATAAGATACATGGTAAAAGGCTTTGCACTGTTATCCTCTATTCTTCTCGATCTGAATATAAGATTTGATATGGTTATAGTAATATCATTATAATCACCATCAGCATACAGCATAGTTCCCCATTCTTCATCTAATACCATATCGTTATTTTTATAAGGTATAATCGATTTTACTTTACTTCCAAAATGCTCATAATATGCGCCTAACTGACTGTCATCACTTCTGCGCATTCTGGGGAAATATGGGTTTGTAGGAAAAAATAACGGACCATAATTATTTTCATAATAAAGCAGATCGTCTTTATCATAAAAACCGTCATAAAACCAGAAGCTTTCCAATGTCCTATCACTTTCTTTATATATACCTTCAGTTGGCTCTATAGGAGAAATATCTTTATTATCAATATTTTTAGTGGCAAATAAATCTATAGGCTTGTCTTTTCTTGCATAGAACTTGTTTTGACTCTCCCTTTTCTTTACCTCAAACTCAATATATTTACCGCTTTTACCATATCGCTGAACATACTTATTAAAGTTGATCTCATAATCTTCATTTAACAAGTCTAAAGCGTCACATCTCTGAAATCTATTTCAGTAGATTCAATATTTGCAGATTCTCTCTGCCAAGAGTTCGTAGCAATATATTTCAATTGAACCCCCAGTCCCGAACCTGCCATATCAGCTCCGGTTCTAACTTTGTAGAGCTTTTCAAGGAATGAAGCTTCATAAAGCCCATAAGCCCCATTTTTCTTCCTCTTTACGATAACAGTTCCATCTTCCATCACAAGGCCAACTCCATATCCTTTAAGATCATATAGTTTTGCGATTTCATTCTGAAAACATACACCCTGATTCCACATAAGATTCCAGCCTTTGATTCCTCCTCCTACGAAGATGTCTTCCTGGAATGTATTAGAAGCATATTGCGGATCTTTGTCAGCATCTTCGATACTATCGTGATTTGGAAAGAACATAAGCTTTCCGGCTTTGATATAATCGGATATTTGTTGTAGAGTTGTTGATTTTGAAAACTCAACATCCATTGTACCAATAAAAAAGTTCACTACCTTTTTATTGCCACAAAACAAACCACCTAACGACACTTTTTTAAGTGTCACATCACATGAATTTTCTATAAATGACATATTAATTACAATTTTTTAATTCGTTAATTTTTTCCTGATCAATACACCCTGTATTGAATTCAATTTTCATCTGAAAGTATAATACATCAAGCAGATAAACATATTTACTATTGGTTCCGGATTCGTTATTTTCACGCATATTATCAGATATATTCTGATTATATAAATAGCGACCAATTTCATTAAGGCTTACTGCGGAATTCTGCCTTAAGTATTCTACAAAACTATTAGCAATTTCAGCCAGCTTTACTTCTGTAGTTTTTGCTCTTGTAATATTTGACACATTATTTATTGTGTCAACTCCGAAAAACATCTCAATATCACCGCTAATAATACCATTAGACTTCATATCAATTCCTTTAGGATAATGAAACCATAGTATTGGATATACTCTTCCGGTTTTGTTGGCTACTTTATTTCCTGATTCATCATACTCCCATCCAGTTTTAAAGGCATTTTCCTCTTTCCTTTTGCGGATAATATGTTGGTTGAACTCCTTTTCATCACCTCCGTAACCATAATTTAAAACTGTTCCCGGAAATACTCCAGATGGATCAAAGTCTTTAATCAAAGCAAGTGTATATAGGTTATATGGTAAAAATTGGCTTAACATTATATGCTCCAGTAGTTTTTCGTTATATCTTTACAGGTGAGATCTTTATTTGGGGACCAATTTGGAAATAAGTCTGAATGATCACGCAAAAAGGTGAACAATGAAACTTTGCTTTGCTGTGAGCAATGCTTTGTTTTTGTTACAAAACTATTCCATGCCATGTGCTCCTTTACAATACTGCTGCTAGGAAGCGTATTCTTTGCCTTCACAATAGTTTCTCCGGTTATAGTTGTGCTGCTTCTCAATTCAATGAGGAAGAAATAATACACGTAGTCAATGATCAAAGAAGTATAGAAACCTCTTCCATTAGGATATTTGTAATCTCTGTAAATATTTTCCACCAGAAGACCTTCCCAATGTTTGTCACAATTACCGCCATTACATCCACAATTACAACCTCCGAAATTTAACCCTATAGTATTAGGCAAATTATTATTATATTGGTATTTATGCCCATAAACAAGATATTTCCACCTGTCATCTGC
The nucleotide sequence above comes from Chryseobacterium sp. 7. Encoded proteins:
- a CDS encoding T9SS type A sorting domain-containing protein; the protein is MRNLFLGLMLSLISIAGNSQNQQAYVAPGDLRTFLDYNIGADTSLPASTPSLGIKGDKFQWGASNKVDTSTDWNVSAPDNALSDATKTANDPCPSGYRIPTGAEWKGIIANNSVQWVGNFYEDGYDVYNRHTSGILINNSLFLPAAGTQNVGGTMTSNNASGMYWSTTSLGYLNYVSALVFYWSGGIPGSTKSLQVNSMYKPRGGNVRCIKDDSVNRLYLNPTETERVSKGYILYPNPAKSSFSLKLKNSSKVEIYDMLGNTILSKSLNESEPVNIESMNKGVYYVKITNEGNVYKETLLKNDN